The window CCCTCCAACCGACGGCTGTTCGTCGACATGATGCCCCTGGCCGGACGCCCGGACGGCGCGGCGGTGGACGCAGAAGGTTGCTATTGGATCTGCGCCAACGATGCCGGCCTTATCCATCGTTTCACCCCGGATGGCCGACTGGATCGCTCTTTGGCGGTGCCGGTGAAGAAACCGACGATGTGCGCCTTTGGCGGCAGCCGTCTGGACACCCTGTTCGTCACCTCGATCCGCCCTGGCGACGACACTGATCCGCAGTCCCTGGCCGGGGGCGTGTTTGCCCTCAACCCCGGCGTCAAGGGCCTTGCTGAAACGGCTTTCGGAGGATCGAAACACGCCGCCAACTGACCTGCATTGCCGCTTCATTCGATAGATATAAAAACAACAACACTGGAGATTGACCATGAATTTCAAACGCACGCTTCTGATCGCAGCCCTCCCCCTGGCCTTCCTTGCGCAAGCGGCACAGGCTCTTGAGATCAAGTTTGCCGATATCCACCCCGATGGCTATCCAACCGTGGAAGCGGAAAAAATCCTTGGCAAGACGCTGGTCGAGGAAAGCAAAGGCCAAAAAGACCCGTTCACCTTCAAGATGTATTCCGGCGGTGTGTTGGGCTCGGAAAAAGAAGTCATCGAGCAGCTTCAGGTCGGTGCCGTCCAGATGGCCCGCGTCAGCCTGGGCATCGTTGGGCCGGTGGTGCCGGACGTAAACGTCTTCAACATGCCATTCGTGTTCCGTGACCAGGCACACATGCGCAAGATCATCGACGGTGAAATCGGCCAGGAAATCCTCGACAAGATCACCAACTCCGAATTCAACCTGGTGGCCCTGGCCTGGATGGACGGCGGTACTCGCAACCTCTACACCAAGAAACCCGTGCACAAGCCCGAAGACATGCATGGCATGAAAATTCGTGTCATGGGCAACCCGATGTTCATCGAGACCCTCAACGCCATGGGCGGTAACGGGATTGCCATGGACACCGGTGAAATCTTCAGTGCTCTGCAGACCGGCGTGATCGACGGTGCGGAAAACAACCCGCCGACCATGCTCGAGCACAACCACTACCAGAACGCCAAGTACTACAGTTTGACCGGCCACCTGATCCTGCCGGAGCCGGTGGTGATGTCCAAGTTCACCTGGGAAAAACTCACCCCCGAGCAGCAAGCCCTGGTGAAAAAAGCGGCCAAACAATCCCAACTGGACGAGCGCGAATTGTGGGACAAGAAGACTGCCGCCAGTGAAGAGAAACTCAAGGCCGCGGGCGTTGAGTTCATCACCGTCGACAAGAAACCCTTCTATGACGCCACCGCACCGATCCGGGCCAAATACGGTGCACCGTACGCCGACCTGATCAAGCGTATCGAAGCCGTTCAGTAACACCTCTCAATCTGTACTTGAAAAGGCCAGGTGCGCCCGATGTCACGGGCGCGCCCGGTTACGGTGGAACCCGATGAAGAATTTGCTGCTGCGCATCAACGACAAGATTTACATGACTTGCATCTGGGTCGCCGGCCTCTCTGTCCTGGCAATTGCTCTGATGATTCCCTGGGGCGTGTTCGCCCGCTACGTGCTGGGTACCGGCTCAAGCTGGCCGGAACCCACCGCGATTTTGCTGATGATCGTGTTCACGTTCATCGGCGCCGCCGCCAGTTACCGCGCTGGTGCGCACATGGCCGTGGACATGCTCACCAACCGCCTGCCCCCTCACTTGAAAACCGCGGCATCGGTGTTTTCCCAACTGCTGATGGCGGTGATCTGCATCTTCATGATCAGCGGCGGCACCAAACTCTGCCTGTCCACCTGGAACCAGTACATGAGCGCCCTGCCCACACTGCGGGTCGGCATCACGTACATGCCCATACCGGTCGGTGGTTTTCTGACCCTGATTTTTGTCCTGGAAAAACTCTTGCTCGGTGATCAGAGCAAGCGCCGGGTCGTGCAGTTCGACCTGGTCGAAGAAAGTGAAGGTGCCGCTTAATGGACGCTCTGATTCTGCTGGGCAGTTTTTTCCTGTTGATCCTGATCGGCATGCCGGTCGCCTACGCCCTGGGTGCCGCTGCGCTGATCGGCGCGTGGTGGATCGATATTCCATTCCAGGCCGTGATGATCCAGGTCGCGGGCGGGGTGAATAAATTTTCGTTGCTGGCCATTCCGTTCTTCGTCCTGGCCGGTGCAATCATGGCCGAGGGTGGTATGTCTCGCCGGCTGGTGGCCTTCGCCGGTGTGCTGGTGGGTTTCGTGCGCGGCGGTCTGTCACTGGTCAACCTCATGGCCTCGACGTTCTTCGGTGCCATTTCCGGATCCTCAGTGGCCGACACCGCCTCGGTGGGTTCGGTACTGATCCCGGAGATGGAACGCCGCGGCTACCCGCGGGAGTTCTCCACCGCAGTGACCGTCAGTGGTTCGGTACAAGCCCTGCTGACCCCGCCCAGCCATAACGCGGTGCTGTACTCCCTGGCAGCCGGCGGTACGGTTTCCATCGGTGCGCTGTTCATGGCCGGCATCGTGCCGGGCCTGCTGATGAACGCCTGCCTGATGGTGCTGTGCCTGATCTTCGCGAAGAAGCGCAACTACCCCAAGGGCGAAGTGATTCCCCTCAAGCAGGCACTGAAAATCTGCCGGGAAGCCATGTGGGGCATGATGACCATGTTCATCATCCTCGGCGGCATCCTCTCGGGTGTTTTCACCGCCACCGAATCGGCCGCCATCGCTGTGCTCTGGGCATTCTTCGTGACCATGTGCATTTACCGCGACTACAAGTGGAGTGAGTTGCCGAAACTGATGCATCGCACGGTGCGTACCATCTCGATCGTGATGATCCTGATCGGCTTCGCCGCCAGCTTCGGCTACATCATGACGCTGATGCAGATCCCGGCGAAAATCACCACCCTGTTCCTGACCATCTCCGACAACCGCTACGTGATCCTGATGTGCATCAACGCGATGCTGCTGGTCCTGGGTACGGTGATGGACATGGCGCCGCTGATCCTGATCCTGACCCCGATCCTGATGCCGGTGATCATGGGCATCGGCGTGGACCCGGTGCAGTTCGGCATGATTATGCTGGTGAACCTGGGTATCGGGCTCATTACTCCGCCGGTGGGAGCAGTGCTGTTCGTCGGCTCCGCCATTGGCAAGGTCAGTATCGAAAGCACCGTCAAGGCCCTGCTGCCGTTCTACGGCGTGCTGTTTCTGGTGTTGCTGGCCGTGACCTACATTCCGGCGATCTCGCTGTGGTTGCCGCGTCTGGTGCTGTAACCCTATAAATGAGCAAGCCCCCTTGTGGCGAGGGAGCTTGCTCCCGCTGGACTGCGAAGCAGGCCCATAGGTTTTTGACTCCGGGCGTCTGCTGCGCAGCCGAGCGGGAGCAAGCTCCCTCGCCACAAAAGCATGCACACAAGAGTCGTCCCGAAGTTTTTTCCAACCCAGCAGACAAGCCAACATGACCCCGCCTCTTCTCCAACTCGAAGACGAACAGACTCGCCTGACCCTGGCCCCGCACCTGGGTGCCAGCCTGGTCAGTTGGACGTTGCGCGGCAGCGGCCAGCCGCTGTTGCGCCCGCCCGCGCCCCAGGCCGTGGAAAACGGCCTGCCCGGCAAGCTCGGCTGTTTCCCGCTGATCCCATGGTCGAACCGGATCGCCAACGCAGGTTTCGACTGTCCGGGCGGCTGGCTCGCCCTGGAAGCCAACAGCCCCAACGACCCGTTCCCGATCCATGGCAGCGCCTGGCAACAACCGTGGCAAGTGATAGAGCAAAGCGCCCAGGAAGCCTTGTTGCAACTCGACAGCCAACATCCATTCGCCTATTGCGCCAGCCTGCGGATTCGCTTGAGCGGCGGTCAGTTACAGATCGCGATGCACGTCACCCACCTGGCCGAACAGGCCGCGTGGCACGGGCTGGGTTTGCACCCGTACTTCCCGCGCACTGCTGGCACACGCCTGCAAACCCGTGCGACCGAAGTCTGGATGTGCGATGAGAAAAAACTGCCAACCACGTTGGGCAGCGTTCCTCGAATCTGGGACTTCCAACAACCCCGCTTGCTGCCGGACACACTGGTGGACAACGGCTTTGGCGGCTGGGACGGGCATTGCCTGATCCAGCAACCGGACCTGGGTTATGAGCTGGAATGCCGAGCCAGCGGCAGCGAATACTTCCTGCTGTACTGTCCCGTGGGCCTGGATTTCTTTTGCATCGAGCCGGTCAGCCATCCGGTCAATGCCCACCACCTGCCAGGGCGGCCAGGGTTGCGCTTGCTGGAGCAAGGGCAGTCAGTGACGCTGGGGTTTTCGATGCAGTGTCGACTCCTGTAACCCCTCCAGACAGGTTTCTCTCCCGCTCGGCTGGGCGTCAGGTCCCCAAGGTCAAACCGTTGGCCGGCAAAGGCAGCGCCGTTTTATATCGAACCTGCTTGAGCGCAAAGCTCGAACGGATATTCGCCACCCCCGGGACCTTGGTCAGAAAGTCCATCATGAAGCGCTCCAGCGACTGGATCGACGGCACCAACACGCGGATCAGGTAATCCGGGTCGCCTGCCATCAGGTAGCACTCCATCACCTCCGGTCGGTCGGAGATCGCCTCTTCGAAGTGCTGCAACGCCTCCTCCACTTGTTTTTCCAGGCTCACGTGGATGAACACGTTGACATGCAGGCCCAGCAGATCGGCATCCAGCAGCGTGACTTGCTCGCGTATCACCCCCAGCTCCTCCATGGCCCGGACCCGGTTGAAGCAAGGCGTGGGCGATAGATTGACCGACCGGGCAAGCTCGGCGTTGGTGATGCGGGCGTTTTCCTGAAGGCTGTTCAGAATGCCGATGTCGGTGCGATCCAATTTACGCATGAGACAAATAATCCTGTTTTTTATCGTTGTGCAGATTTTTTATCTGCAAATGATCTGAACAGCAACCCAACAGAGAAAAATATTCTTCTGCGTCGAGCCTATGATTGTTGTAGGACAATTTTCCTTACCCGGGAAAGTTCGTCAGCTAGCGCGCCCACTACAAGAAATTCACAAGATCGAGCGTAGAAAGCCATGAACCCAGCGTATGAACCGCTACGCCTGCACGTCCCCGAACCCTCGGGCCGTCCCGGCTGCCAGACCGACTTCTCCTACCTGCATCTGAGCGATGCCGGCACGGTGCGCAAACCCTCCATCGACGTTGAACCGTCCGACACGGCCGACCTGGCCCGCGGGCTGATTCGCGTGCTCGATGACCAGGGCAATGCCCACGGCCCATGGGCCGAAGACGTGCCTCTCGAGATCCTGCGCAAAGGCATGCGCGCCATGCTCAAGACGCGCATCTACGACAACCGCATGGTGGTCGCCCAGCGCCAGAAAAAAATGTCGTTCTACATGCAGAGCCTCGGCGAGGAAGCCATCGGCAGCGGCCAGGCCCTGGCGCTGAACATCGATGACATGTGCTTCCCCACCTATCGCCAGCAAAGCATCCTGATGGCCCGCGAGGTGCCGTTGGTGGGCATGATCTGCCAACTGCTGTCCAACGAGCGCGATCCGCTCAAGGGCCGGCAGTTGCCGATCATGTACTCGGTCAAGGACGCCGGTTTTTTCACCATCTCCGGCAACCTCGCCACGCAATTCATCCAAGGCGTGGGCTGGGGCATGGCCTCGGCGATCAAGGGCGACACCAAGATCGCCTCGGCCTGGATCGGTGACGGCGCCACCGCCGAATCGGACTTTCACACCGCCCTGACCTTCGCCCACGTCTACCGGGCGCCAGTGATCCTCAACGTGGTCAACAACCAGTGGGCGATCTCCACCTTCCAGGCCATTGCCGGCGGTGAAGCCACCACCTTCGCCGGACGCGGCGTCGGCTGCGGCATCGCTTCGCTGCGGGTGGATGGCAACGACTTCATGGCGGTCTACGCCGCTTCGCGCTGGGCCGCCGAACGCGCCCGCCGCAACCTCGGCCCGGCGCTGATCGAATGGGTGACCTACCGCGCCGGCCCGCATTCCACTTCCGATGATCCGTCCAAATACCGTCCCGCCGACGACTGGAGCCACTTCCCGCTGGGCGACCCGATTGCGCGCCTCAAGCAGCATCTGGTGAAAATCGGCCACTGGTCCGAAGAGGAACATGCCGCCGTCAGCGCCGAACTCGAAGCCGAGGTGATCGCCGCGCAGAAGGAAGCCGAGCAGTACGGCACCCTTGCTGGCGGGCAGATCCCAAGCGCCGCGACCATGTTCGAAGACGTCTACAAAGAGATGCCGGAGCACTTGAAGCGCCAGCGTCAGGAGTTGGGGATCTGACATGAACGATCACAACAACAATATCCAGCTGGACACCGCCATGACCACTACCACCATGACCATGATCCAGGCCCTGCGCTCGGCCATGGACGTGATGCTCGAGCGCGACGACAACGTCGTGGTGTTCGGCCAGGACGTGGGCTACTTCGGCGGCGTGTTCCGCTGCACCGAAGGCCTGCAGAATAAATACGGCACCTCGCGGGTGTTCGACGCGCCGATTTCCGAGAGCGGTATCGTCGGCGTGGCCGTGGGCATGGGCGCCTACGGGTTGCGGCCGGTGGCCGAGATCCAGTTCGCCGACTACGTCTACCCGGCCTCGGACCAGATCATTTCCGAAGCGGCGCGCCTGCGCTATCGCTCGGCCGGCGAGTTCACCGCGCCGATGACCCTGCGCATGCCCTGCGGCGGCGGCATCTATGGCGGCCAGACCCACAGCCAGAGCATCGAAGCGATGTTCACCCAGGTTTGCGGCTTGCGCACCGTCATGCCGTCGAACCCTTACGACGCCAAAGGCCTGCTGATCGCCTCCATCGAAAACGATGACCCGGTGATTTTCCTCGAACCCAAGCGCCTGTATAACGGCCCGTTCGACGGCCACCACGACCGCCCGGTAACCCCATGGTCGAAACATCCGTCGGCGCAGGTGCCGGACGGCTACTACACAGTGCCGCTGGATGTCGCCGCCATCACCCGCCCGGGCAAGGACGTGACCATCCTCACCTACGGCACCACGGTGTATGTGTCCCAGGCCGCCGCCGAAGAAACCGGCATCGACGCCGAAGTCATCGACCTGCGCAGCCTCTGGCCGCTGGACCTTGAGACCATCGTCAAATCCGTGAAAAAAACTGGCCGCTGTGTGGTCGTCCACGAAGCCACCCGCACCTGCGGTTTCGGCGCCGAGCTGGTGTCGTTGGTGCAAGAACACTGCTTCCACCACCTGGAAGCGCCCATCGAGCGTGTCACCGGTTGGGACACCCCCTACCCGCACGCGCAGGAATGGGCGTATTTCCCAGGGCCGTCCCGTGTGGGCGCGGCGTTGAAACGGGTCATGGAGGTCTGAATGGGCACGCACGTTATCAAGATGCCGGACATTGGCGAAGGCATCGCCGAAGTTGAACTGTCGGTGTGGCACGTCAAGGTTGGCGACATGGTGGTCGAAGACCAGGTGCTGGCCGATGTCATGACCGACAAGGCGATGGTGGACATTCCCTCGCCAGTACACGGTCGGGTGATCGCCCTGGGTGGCGAGCCCGGCGAAGTCATGGCGGTGGGCAGCGAACTGATCCGCATTGAAGTCGAAGGTGCCGGCAACCTCAAGGAGTCGGCGCAACCCGCCGTCGCGGCGCCAGCGCCGAAACCCGCGCCGGTGGCAACGCCTGAGCCGACGATAGAACAACCCGCTGCTGCGCCACGCCCCGCGCCGCAAGCGCCGGTGGCCCGCGATCCGGACGAGCGGCCGCTGGCCTCCCCGGCCGTGCGCAAACATGCGCTGGACCTGGGCATTCAGTTGCGTCTGGTCCAGGGCAGTGGCCCGGCCGGGCGTATCCTGCATGAAGACCTCGAGGCCTATCTGGCTCAGGGTCCAGCGACCCAGGCCAAAGGCAGCTCGGGTTATGCCGAACGCCACGACGAACAGCAGATCCCGGTGATCGGCATGCGCCGCAAGATCGCCCAGCGCATGCAGGAAGCGACCCAGCGCGCCGCGCATTTCAGCTACGTTGAGGAAATCGACGTCACTGCCCTGGAAGAACTGCGGGTGCATTTGAATGAAAAGCACGGTGCCCATCGCGGCAAGCTGACCTTGCTGCCATTCCTGGTCCGCGCCTTGGTCGTAGCCTTGCGGGACTTCCCGCAAATGAACGCCCGTTATGACGACGAGGCCCAGGTCATCCACCGTTCGGGCGCTGTGCATGTCGGCGTCGCCACCCAGAGCGATGTGGGCCTGATGGTGCCGGTGGTGCGTCACGCCGAAGCCCGTAGCTTGTGGGACAGCGCGGCAGAAATCTCGCGTCTGGCAACGGCGGCCCGCAATGGCAAAGCCAGCCGCGATGAGCTGTCCGGCTCGACCATCACCCTGACCAGCCTCGGTGCGTTGGGCGGCATCGTCAGCACCCCAGTGCTGAACCTGCCGGAAGTGGCGATCGTCGGCGTGAACAAGATTGTCGAACGACCCATGGTGATCAAAGGCCAGATCGTGATCCGCAAGATGATGAACCTCTCCAGTTCCTTCGATCACCGAGTGGTCGACGGCATGGACGCGGCGCAATTCATCCAGGCCCTGCGCGGCCTGCTCGAACAGCCCGCCACGCTGTTTGTGGACTAATCATCAATGGAGCAGGCCATGCAAACTTTGAACACCACGCTGCTGATCATCGGCGGCGGCCCCGGCGGCTATGTGGCGGCGATTCGCGCCGGCCAGTTGGGCATCCCGACCATTCTGGTGGAAGGCCAGGCGTTGGGCGGAACTTGCCTGAACATCGGCTGCATCCCGTCCAAGGCGTTGATTCACGTCGCCGAGCAGTTCCATCAGACACGGCACCACAGCCAGGGCTCGGCCCTGGGTATCACGGTGTCGGCGCCAAGCCTGGACATCGGCAAGAGCGTGGAATGGAAGGACGGCATCGTCGATCGGCTGACCACCGGCGTCGCGACCCTGCTGAAAAAGCACAAGGTCCAGGTCATTCACGGCTGGGCCAACGTCGTCGATGGCAAAACCGTTGACGTCGGCGACACGCGCATCCAGTGCGAACACCTGCTGCTGGCCACCGGATCGAAAAGCGTCGAGCTGCCGATGCTGCCGATTGGCGGGCCGATCATTTCCTCCACCGAAGCCCTCGCCCCGACCTCGGTGCCCAAGCACCTGGTGGTGGTGGGCGGTGGCTACATCGGCCTGGAGCTGGGCATCGCCTACCGCAAGCTCGGCGCCGAGGTCAGCGTGGTCGAGGCCCAGGAGCGGATTCTGCCGGCCTACGACGGCGAACTGACCCAACCGGTGCACGAGGCGCTCAAGCAGTTGGGCGTGATGCTGTACCTCAAGCACAGCGTCGAAGGTTTCGATGCCCAGGCCAGCACGTTGCAAGTGCGCGATCCCGCTGGCGAGACGCTGAACCTGGAGACCGACCGGGTGCTGGTGGCCGTTGGTCGCAAACCTAACACCCAGGGCTGGAACCTCGAAGCGTTGGACTTGGCGATGAACGGTTCGGCGGTGAAAATCGACAACCGTTGCCAGACCAGCATGCGCAATGTCTGGGCCATCGGCGACCTGAGCGGCGAACCGATGCTCGCCCACCGGGCCATGGCCCAGGGCGAAATGGTTGCCGAGCTGATAGCGGGTCAGCATCGCGAGTTCAACCCGACGGCCATCGCAGCGGTGTGCTTCACCGATCCGGAACTGGTGGTGGTCGGCAAAACGCCGGACGAGGCCAAAGCCGCCGGGCTCGACTGCATCGTTTCCAGCTTCCCGTTCGCCGCCAATGGCCGGGCCATGACCCTGGAATCGAAAAGTGGCTTCGTGCGGGTCGTGGCACGGCGGGACAATCACCTGATCGTCGGTTGGCAAGCGGTTGGCGTTGGTGTGTCGGAGCTGTCCACCGCGTTCGGCCAGTCCCTGGAAATGGGCGCTCGCCTGGAAGACATCGCCGGCACCATCCACGCCCACCCGACGCTGGGCGAGGCGGTGCAGGAAGCGGCGTTGCGAGCGTTGGGGCATGCGTTGCATCTGTAACAGTTGTGGGTGAATAACCTTGTGGCGAGGGGATTTATCCCCGCTGGGTTGCGCAGCAACCCCAAAACCTGTCACCGCCGGGCGTCAGATATCTGAGCTAATGGGGCTGCTTCGCAGCCCAGCGGGGATAAATCCCCTCGCCACAGGCTGCGAAACAGCCCCGGAATGAAGTATTGTTGTCCCCATCCAAAAAACGTCAGAAGCCTTGAACCGTTTCGACGGTTGTTAAGAAATAGAGGGTGTCATGGGTAACGAGAGCATCAATTGGGACAAACTGGGCTTTGACTACATCAAGACCGACAAGCGCTACCTGTCGCACTGGCGCGATGGCGCCTGGGACGCCGGCACCCTGACCGACGACAACGTGCTGCACATCAGCGAGGGCTCCACCGCCCTGCACTACGGTCAGCAGTGTTTCGAAGGCCTGAAGGCCTATCGCTGCAAGGACGGTTCGATCAACCTGTTCCGCCCTGACCAGAACGCCGCCCGCATGCAGCGCAGCTGCGCGCGCCTGCTGATGCCGCAAGTCGAGACCGAGCAGTTCGTCGAAGCCTGCAAGCAAGTGGTCCGCGCCAACGAGCGCTTCATCCCGCCTTATGGCACTGGCGGCGCGCTGTACCTGCGCCCGTTCGTGATCGGCGTGGGTGACAACATCGGCGTGCGCACCGCCCCCGAGTTCATCTTCTCGATCTTCTGCATCCCGGTCGGCGCCTACTTCAAGGGCGGCCTGACCCCGCACAACTTCCTGATCTCCAGCTACGACCGTGCCGCCCCACAAGGCACTGGAGCGGCCAAGGTCGGTGGCAACTACGCCGCCAGCCTGATGCCCGGCTCCCAGGCCAAGAAGGCCAGTTTCGCCGACTGCATCTACCTGGACCCGATGACCCACTCGAAAATCGAGGAAGTCGGCTCGGCGAACTTCTTCGGCATCACCCATGACAACAAATTCGTCACCCCCAAATCCCCTTCGGTCCTGCCGGGCATCACCCGCCTGTCGCTGATCGAACTGGCCAAATCGCGCCTGGGCCTGGAAGTGATCGAAGGCGACGTGTTCATCGACAAACTGTCGGACTTCAAGGAAGCCGGCGCCTGCGGTACCGCTGCGGTCATCACTCCGATTGGCGGCATCAGCTACAAGGACAAGCTGCACGTGTTCCACAGCGAAACCGAAGTCGGCCCGATCACCCAGAAGCTCTACAAAGAGCTGACCGGCGTGCAGACCGGCGACGTGGAAGCGCCGGCTGGCTGGATCGTCAAGGTCTAAGCAGCGCTCATGTGGCGAGGGAGCTTGCTCCGTCGCCACATGGGTTTGTCTCCCTTACTCCCGCCGCAAAACCAGCCATCGCCCCCAACGCTGGCGAAACCATCCGTAACCGCTGACCAGCAGAATCCCACTCAATACCAAAGCCGCGCCAACGATGAAGTTCGGCTCCAGCGGTTCATCCAATAACCAGACACCAAAACCGATGCCAAACAGCGGCGTCATGAACGACAGCACCCCCAACTGCGAAGCCAGGTAGCGGCGCAGCAGGGAAAACCAGATCAGAAAACTGGCGAAAGACACCAGCAACACTTGAAAGGCCAGGCTGGCCAGCAGTTGCGGTGTGGGGTTGATCGACGTTTGCCCCAGCACCACCGACATCCCTACCAGCAGCACCCCGGCGCCGACCAATTGGTACAACAACGTCTGGCTGGCGGGCAGGTTCGTCAAGCGTGAACAACGCACTGTCACCGTCGTAGCCCCCCAGAGCGCACCGGCCAGCAGCCCCATTCCATCACCCAGTAACGAACTGCCGTTCGCCGCCCCCGTCCCTCCGCTGAACGCCACAACAATACCGCCGAATGCCACGGCGATACCCAGCCATTGCAGAGGTTTTAGACGTTCGCTCGGCAGTTTCCAGTGCAGGCCCAGAGCGGCGAACATCGGCGCGGTGTAGAGGAAAATCACCATGTGCGAA is drawn from Pseudomonas rhizophila and contains these coding sequences:
- a CDS encoding alpha-ketoacid dehydrogenase subunit beta: MNDHNNNIQLDTAMTTTTMTMIQALRSAMDVMLERDDNVVVFGQDVGYFGGVFRCTEGLQNKYGTSRVFDAPISESGIVGVAVGMGAYGLRPVAEIQFADYVYPASDQIISEAARLRYRSAGEFTAPMTLRMPCGGGIYGGQTHSQSIEAMFTQVCGLRTVMPSNPYDAKGLLIASIENDDPVIFLEPKRLYNGPFDGHHDRPVTPWSKHPSAQVPDGYYTVPLDVAAITRPGKDVTILTYGTTVYVSQAAAEETGIDAEVIDLRSLWPLDLETIVKSVKKTGRCVVVHEATRTCGFGAELVSLVQEHCFHHLEAPIERVTGWDTPYPHAQEWAYFPGPSRVGAALKRVMEV
- a CDS encoding branched-chain amino acid aminotransferase codes for the protein MGNESINWDKLGFDYIKTDKRYLSHWRDGAWDAGTLTDDNVLHISEGSTALHYGQQCFEGLKAYRCKDGSINLFRPDQNAARMQRSCARLLMPQVETEQFVEACKQVVRANERFIPPYGTGGALYLRPFVIGVGDNIGVRTAPEFIFSIFCIPVGAYFKGGLTPHNFLISSYDRAAPQGTGAAKVGGNYAASLMPGSQAKKASFADCIYLDPMTHSKIEEVGSANFFGITHDNKFVTPKSPSVLPGITRLSLIELAKSRLGLEVIEGDVFIDKLSDFKEAGACGTAAVITPIGGISYKDKLHVFHSETEVGPITQKLYKELTGVQTGDVEAPAGWIVKV
- a CDS encoding TRAP transporter large permease, whose protein sequence is MDALILLGSFFLLILIGMPVAYALGAAALIGAWWIDIPFQAVMIQVAGGVNKFSLLAIPFFVLAGAIMAEGGMSRRLVAFAGVLVGFVRGGLSLVNLMASTFFGAISGSSVADTASVGSVLIPEMERRGYPREFSTAVTVSGSVQALLTPPSHNAVLYSLAAGGTVSIGALFMAGIVPGLLMNACLMVLCLIFAKKRNYPKGEVIPLKQALKICREAMWGMMTMFIILGGILSGVFTATESAAIAVLWAFFVTMCIYRDYKWSELPKLMHRTVRTISIVMILIGFAASFGYIMTLMQIPAKITTLFLTISDNRYVILMCINAMLLVLGTVMDMAPLILILTPILMPVIMGIGVDPVQFGMIMLVNLGIGLITPPVGAVLFVGSAIGKVSIESTVKALLPFYGVLFLVLLAVTYIPAISLWLPRLVL
- the bkdR gene encoding Bkd operon transcriptional regulator BkdR, with amino-acid sequence MRKLDRTDIGILNSLQENARITNAELARSVNLSPTPCFNRVRAMEELGVIREQVTLLDADLLGLHVNVFIHVSLEKQVEEALQHFEEAISDRPEVMECYLMAGDPDYLIRVLVPSIQSLERFMMDFLTKVPGVANIRSSFALKQVRYKTALPLPANGLTLGT
- a CDS encoding aldose 1-epimerase, whose translation is MTPPLLQLEDEQTRLTLAPHLGASLVSWTLRGSGQPLLRPPAPQAVENGLPGKLGCFPLIPWSNRIANAGFDCPGGWLALEANSPNDPFPIHGSAWQQPWQVIEQSAQEALLQLDSQHPFAYCASLRIRLSGGQLQIAMHVTHLAEQAAWHGLGLHPYFPRTAGTRLQTRATEVWMCDEKKLPTTLGSVPRIWDFQQPRLLPDTLVDNGFGGWDGHCLIQQPDLGYELECRASGSEYFLLYCPVGLDFFCIEPVSHPVNAHHLPGRPGLRLLEQGQSVTLGFSMQCRLL
- the lpdA gene encoding dihydrolipoyl dehydrogenase, producing the protein MQTLNTTLLIIGGGPGGYVAAIRAGQLGIPTILVEGQALGGTCLNIGCIPSKALIHVAEQFHQTRHHSQGSALGITVSAPSLDIGKSVEWKDGIVDRLTTGVATLLKKHKVQVIHGWANVVDGKTVDVGDTRIQCEHLLLATGSKSVELPMLPIGGPIISSTEALAPTSVPKHLVVVGGGYIGLELGIAYRKLGAEVSVVEAQERILPAYDGELTQPVHEALKQLGVMLYLKHSVEGFDAQASTLQVRDPAGETLNLETDRVLVAVGRKPNTQGWNLEALDLAMNGSAVKIDNRCQTSMRNVWAIGDLSGEPMLAHRAMAQGEMVAELIAGQHREFNPTAIAAVCFTDPELVVVGKTPDEAKAAGLDCIVSSFPFAANGRAMTLESKSGFVRVVARRDNHLIVGWQAVGVGVSELSTAFGQSLEMGARLEDIAGTIHAHPTLGEAVQEAALRALGHALHL
- a CDS encoding TRAP transporter substrate-binding protein, with the protein product MNFKRTLLIAALPLAFLAQAAQALEIKFADIHPDGYPTVEAEKILGKTLVEESKGQKDPFTFKMYSGGVLGSEKEVIEQLQVGAVQMARVSLGIVGPVVPDVNVFNMPFVFRDQAHMRKIIDGEIGQEILDKITNSEFNLVALAWMDGGTRNLYTKKPVHKPEDMHGMKIRVMGNPMFIETLNAMGGNGIAMDTGEIFSALQTGVIDGAENNPPTMLEHNHYQNAKYYSLTGHLILPEPVVMSKFTWEKLTPEQQALVKKAAKQSQLDERELWDKKTAASEEKLKAAGVEFITVDKKPFYDATAPIRAKYGAPYADLIKRIEAVQ
- a CDS encoding dihydrolipoamide acetyltransferase family protein, giving the protein MGTHVIKMPDIGEGIAEVELSVWHVKVGDMVVEDQVLADVMTDKAMVDIPSPVHGRVIALGGEPGEVMAVGSELIRIEVEGAGNLKESAQPAVAAPAPKPAPVATPEPTIEQPAAAPRPAPQAPVARDPDERPLASPAVRKHALDLGIQLRLVQGSGPAGRILHEDLEAYLAQGPATQAKGSSGYAERHDEQQIPVIGMRRKIAQRMQEATQRAAHFSYVEEIDVTALEELRVHLNEKHGAHRGKLTLLPFLVRALVVALRDFPQMNARYDDEAQVIHRSGAVHVGVATQSDVGLMVPVVRHAEARSLWDSAAEISRLATAARNGKASRDELSGSTITLTSLGALGGIVSTPVLNLPEVAIVGVNKIVERPMVIKGQIVIRKMMNLSSSFDHRVVDGMDAAQFIQALRGLLEQPATLFVD
- a CDS encoding 3-methyl-2-oxobutanoate dehydrogenase (2-methylpropanoyl-transferring) subunit alpha, which gives rise to MNPAYEPLRLHVPEPSGRPGCQTDFSYLHLSDAGTVRKPSIDVEPSDTADLARGLIRVLDDQGNAHGPWAEDVPLEILRKGMRAMLKTRIYDNRMVVAQRQKKMSFYMQSLGEEAIGSGQALALNIDDMCFPTYRQQSILMAREVPLVGMICQLLSNERDPLKGRQLPIMYSVKDAGFFTISGNLATQFIQGVGWGMASAIKGDTKIASAWIGDGATAESDFHTALTFAHVYRAPVILNVVNNQWAISTFQAIAGGEATTFAGRGVGCGIASLRVDGNDFMAVYAASRWAAERARRNLGPALIEWVTYRAGPHSTSDDPSKYRPADDWSHFPLGDPIARLKQHLVKIGHWSEEEHAAVSAELEAEVIAAQKEAEQYGTLAGGQIPSAATMFEDVYKEMPEHLKRQRQELGI
- a CDS encoding TRAP transporter small permease: MKNLLLRINDKIYMTCIWVAGLSVLAIALMIPWGVFARYVLGTGSSWPEPTAILLMIVFTFIGAAASYRAGAHMAVDMLTNRLPPHLKTAASVFSQLLMAVICIFMISGGTKLCLSTWNQYMSALPTLRVGITYMPIPVGGFLTLIFVLEKLLLGDQSKRRVVQFDLVEESEGAA